The proteins below come from a single Deltaproteobacteria bacterium genomic window:
- a CDS encoding DegT/DnrJ/EryC1/StrS family aminotransferase — MPGYEVMGEEEKKEILEVLETGVLFRYGFPAQRKGRYKVEEFEKKFAEFTGRKHALAVSSGSAALKVALAALGVGFGDEVITSGFTFVATWEAILECGAVPVFAGIDDTLNLDPKELPKKITPRTKAIIPVHMLGAQARIEEIMAVAEQYHIPVIEDTAQASGGFINGKYLGSFGAIGTFSFDSVKTMTTGEGGMLIMDDPELYRRASEYHDHGHDHIGPDRGLESRSFIGFNFRMMELQGALGLAQLSKLKEMIARQKTHKNHLKKILSGITDLRFRELVDPEGDTATFLAFSLPDQEKTWALKDMGKKLGLGLIYFLENNWHYYRNWEHLLLQKTPSLNGWPFKVEDGIRKLAYPKNLLSRTDERMARLLVMAINIRMDETIFAKAEELVAEANKNW, encoded by the coding sequence ATGCCTGGTTATGAAGTCATGGGGGAAGAAGAAAAAAAAGAAATATTGGAGGTCCTGGAAACCGGGGTCTTGTTTCGCTATGGTTTTCCCGCCCAGCGAAAAGGGCGTTACAAAGTTGAAGAGTTTGAGAAAAAATTTGCAGAATTCACCGGCAGGAAACACGCCCTGGCGGTTTCTTCCGGCAGTGCAGCCCTTAAAGTGGCCCTGGCTGCCCTGGGCGTAGGTTTCGGGGATGAAGTCATTACCAGCGGGTTCACCTTCGTTGCTACCTGGGAGGCTATCCTGGAATGCGGGGCCGTCCCGGTCTTTGCAGGGATTGATGACACACTGAACTTAGACCCCAAAGAACTGCCTAAAAAAATCACTCCGCGGACCAAGGCCATCATACCGGTTCATATGCTGGGGGCACAAGCCCGGATCGAAGAGATCATGGCCGTGGCCGAACAATACCATATCCCGGTTATTGAGGACACCGCCCAGGCCAGCGGCGGCTTTATTAATGGGAAGTACCTGGGTTCCTTTGGAGCCATCGGGACCTTCTCCTTCGATTCGGTAAAGACCATGACCACCGGAGAAGGGGGCATGTTGATCATGGATGACCCCGAACTCTATCGGAGGGCCTCAGAATATCATGATCATGGCCATGATCATATCGGACCGGACCGGGGATTGGAAAGCAGGAGTTTTATTGGTTTCAATTTTAGAATGATGGAACTTCAAGGGGCTTTGGGGCTGGCTCAATTGTCCAAGTTAAAGGAAATGATTGCCCGGCAAAAGACCCATAAAAACCACTTAAAGAAAATCCTCTCCGGCATCACAGACCTTCGTTTTCGGGAACTGGTGGACCCTGAAGGAGACACCGCCACCTTTCTGGCCTTTTCTTTACCCGATCAGGAGAAGACCTGGGCTTTGAAAGATATGGGCAAGAAATTGGGACTGGGATTGATCTATTTCCTGGAAAACAACTGGCACTATTATCGCAACTGGGAACACCTGCTGCTTCAAAAAACCCCCAGCCTCAACGGCTGGCCCTTTAAGGTGGAGGATGGGATTCGAAAACTGGCCTATCCCAAAAACCTTCTTTCACGGACCGATGAACGGATGGCCCGCCTGTTGGTTATGGCCATTAATATCCGGATGGATGAAACTATTTTTGCCAAGGCGGAAGAATTGGTTGCCGAGGCCAACAAAAACTGGTAA